In one Carassius carassius chromosome 14, fCarCar2.1, whole genome shotgun sequence genomic region, the following are encoded:
- the rock2a gene encoding rho-associated protein kinase 2 isoform X2 — protein MSLGAERRMENRLRQLEAMLKEPRSAINVESLLDSMNALVLDLDFPALRKNKNIETFLNRYEKVMGQLRELQMKPDDFDRVKVIGRGAFGEVQLVRHKASQKVYAMKVLSKFEMIKRSDSAFFWEERDIMAFADSPWVVQLCCAFQDDRSLYMVMEYMPGGDLVNLTSTYDVPEKWAKFYTAEVVLALDAIHSMGFIHRDVKPDNMLLDRYGHLKLADFGTCMKMDGTGMVHCDTAVGTPDYISPEVLRSQGGDGYYGRECDWWSVGVFIYEMLVGDTPFYADSLVGTYSKIMDHKNSLNFPDDIEISQEAKNIICAFLTEREVRLGRNGIEEIKRHPFFKNEQWTFSTIRETAAPVVPELSSDIDTSNFDEIEEDKGEVETFPISKAFVGNQLPFVGFTYFKEDQLLNAVNSSAMKDHPASKTEDNLALQKKLHSVEEQLNNEMQVKDELEQKYRSNCSRLEKITKELDEEINSRKGLEMTLRQLEREKALLQHKNVESHRRAESEADRKRCLENEVNSLKDQLDEMKKKNQNSHISNEKNIHLQKQLDEANALLRAETDAAARLRKTQTESSKQLQQLEAHVRELQDKCCMLENSKLTLERDNISLQAALDTEKREQTQGSETISDLQARISGLEEEVKQVRQALSKAETEKRQLQEKFTDLEKEKSNNQIDMTYKLKMLQQGLEQEEAAHKATKARLADKNKIRESIEGAKSEAVKELEQKLQEERSSKLRVENRVLELEKKNSMLDCDYKQSLQKLEELRRHKERLTEEVKNQSLKIEQEVQKRTLTQNDLKVQNQQLSTLQTSEKQLKQEINHLLEIKRSLEKQNMELRKERQDSDGQMKELQDQLEAEQYFSTLYKTQVRELKEECEEKNKLYKDMQQNLQELQEERDSLAAQLEITLTKADSEQLARSIAEEQYSDLEKEKIMKELEIKEMMARHRQELAEKDTTITSLEEANRTLTNDVANLANEKEELNNKLKETQDYLQNLKNEEESITQVKLALEKQLQSERTLKTQAVNKLAEIMNRKEVRGGGSRRGNDTDVRRKEKENRKLQLELRSEKEKLNSTIIKYQREINDMQAQLADESQVRIELQMALDSKDSDIEQLRGLLNSLNIQSLDSASMSSGPDMDTDESPSETRLEGWLSLPVRNNTKRFGWERKYVVVSSKKILFYNSEQDKEHSNPYMVLDIDKLFHVRSVTQTDVYRADAKEIPRIFQILYANEGESKKEQELEPLPGDKSSYICHKGHEFIPTLYHFPTNCEACTKPLWNMFKPPPALECRRCHIKCHKDHMDKKEEVIAPCRVNYDVSTAKNLLLLASSQEDQQKWLSRLMKKIPKKPPAPEAPHRSSPRVPVKLPSSQSMRRPSRQIPSSKPRSVHNVKEPTACPEKSGFIYHKGHEFIPLFYHFPANCEACTKPLWNMFKPPLALECQRCQIKCHKEHMDKKEESLRPCAPDPFNPQFSTG, from the exons CTGTGCTGTGCGTTCCAGGATGACCGTTCTCTCTACATGGTAATGGAATATATGCCAGGAGGAGATCTTGTCAATCTCACCAGTACATACGACGTTCCAGAGAAGTGGGCAAAGTTTTACACTGCTGAGGTTGTGTTGGCTCTGGACGCCATTCACTCAATGGGCTTTATTCACCGAGACGTCAAACCGGACAACATGCTGCTGGACCGCTACGGACACCTTAAACTTGCTGACTTTGGGACATGCATGAAAATGGATGGG ACAGGGATGGTTCATTGTGACACTGCGGTCGGAACCCCTGATTACATCTCGCCGGAGGTTCTCAGGTCTCAGGGAGGGGACGGATACTACGGACGCGAGTGTGACTGGTGGTCTGTGGGAGTATTTATCTACGAGATGCTGGTTG GTGATACACCGTTTTACGCCGATTCTCTGGTGGGGACCTACAGTAAGATTATGGACCATAAGAACTCTCTTAACTTTCCTGATGACATTGAGATCTCTCAAGAAGCCAAAAACATCATCTGTGCCTTCCTAACAGAGAG GGAGGTTCGCCTGGGTCGAAATGGCATAGAAGAAATTAAAAGACATCCTTTCTTTAAAAATGAACAGTGGACCTTCAGCACCATTAGAGAGA CTGCAGCACCTGTGGTTCCAGAGCTGAGCAGTGACATAGACACAAGTAATTTCGATGAGATAGAGGAAGATAAAGGAGAAGTAGAGACCTTTCCCATATCCAAAGCCTTTGTTGGCAATCAGCTGCCATTTGTGGGGTTCACCTACTTTAAAGAAGACCA GTTGTTGAATGCTGTTAACAGTTCAGCAATGAAAGATCACCCAGCATCCAAGACAGAG GACAATTTAGCA CTCCAGAAGAAACTTCACTCTGTAGAAGAGCAGCTCAACAATGAAATGCAGGTCAAAGATGAGCTGGAGCAAAAATACAGAAGCAACTGTAGCCGCCTAGAGAAGATCACCAAAGAGCTTGATGAAGAA ATAAATAGCAGAAAAGGATTGGAGATGACTCTGAGACAGttggagagagagaaagctcTCCTACAGCACAAGAACGTAGAGAGTCACCGCAGGGCAGAGAGTGAGGCGGACCGCAAACGCTGCCTGGAGAATGAAGTGAACAGTCTGAAGGATCAGCTGGatgaaatgaagaagaaaaaccaGAACTCGCACATCTCCAATGAGAAGAACATCCACCTGCAGAAACAG CTGGATGAGGCAAATGCGTTACTGCGGGCAGAAACTGATGCTGCTGCGCGGCTGCGTAAAACTCAAACCGAGAGTTCAAAACAGCTGCAGCAGCTGGAGGCTCACGTGAGAGAACTGCAGGACAAATGCTGCATGCTAGAGAACAGCAAACTCACCCTAGAGAGGGACAACATCAGCCTGCAGGCCGCGCTGGACACAGAGAAACGAGAGCAAACCCAGGGCTCTGAGACCATTTCTGATCTACAGG CACGCATCTCTGGTTTGGAGGAGGAAGTGAAACAGGTGAGACAGGCACTATCTAAAGCTGAGACGGAGAAGAGACAACTTCAGGAGAAGTTTACAGATCTGGAAAAG GAGAAGAGCAATAACCAGATTGACATGACCTATAAGCTGAAGATGTTGCAGCAGGGGTTGGAGCAGGAGGAGGCGGCACACAAGGCCACAAAAGCTCGACTTGCCGACAAGAACAAAATCCGCGAGTCCATTGAAGGAGCAAAATCTGAAGCTGTGAAGG AGCTGGAACAGAAGCTGCAGGAGGAGCGTTCCTCTAAACTGCGTGTGGAGAACAGGGTGTTAGAACTGGAGAAGAAGAACTCCATGCTTGACTGCGACTATAAACAGTCACTACAGAAACTAGAGGAACTGCGACGACACAAGGAGAGACTCACAGAAGAG gtgAAGAATCAGAGTCTGAAGATCGAGCAAGAGGTTCAGAAACGCACTTTGACTCAGAATGACCTGAAGGTTCAGAACCAGCAGCTTAGCACTCTGCAAACATCAGAGAAACAGCTCAAACAGGAGATAAACCACCTGTTGGAAATCAAACGTAGCCTGGAAAAACAAAATATGGAACTGCGCAA GGAGCGTCAGGATTCTGATGGGCAGATGAAGGAGCTGCAGGATCAGTTGGAGGCAGAGCAGTATTTCTCT acgcTGTACAAGACACAGGTGCGGGAGCTGAAGGAAGAGTGTGAGGAGAAAAATAAACTCTATAAAGACATGCAACAGAACCTGCAGGAGCTTCAGGAGGAAAG GGATTCTCTTGCGGCTCAGTTGGAGATCACACTAACGAAAGCTGATTCGGAGCAGCTGGCGCGCTCCATTGCAGAAGAGCAGTATTCTGACCTGGAGAAGGAGAAGATCATGAAGGAGCTGGAGATCAAAGAGATGAtggccagacacagacaggagCTCGCTGAAAAAGACACCACCATCACCTCA TTAGAGGAAGCTAATCGCACATTGACGAACGATGTGGCAAACCTGGCCAATGAGAAGGAAGAACTCAACAACAAGCTAAAGGAAACACAGGACT aCCTGCAGAATCTGAAGAATGAAGAGGAGTCCATCACTCAAGTGAAACTTGCCCTTGAGAAACAGCTTCAGTCAGAGAGAACTCTCAAAACACAG GCAGTGAACAAGCTGGCAGAGATCATGAACAGAAAGGAGGTCAGAGGTGGTGGAAGTCGCCGTGGAAATGATACAGACGTGAGGAGGAAGGAGAAAGAAAACAGGAAGTTGCAACTGGAGCTGCGTTCTGAGAAGGAGAAGCTCAACAGCACTATCATCAAATACCAGAGAGAAATCAACGACATGCAAGCG CAACTGGCAGACGAGTCTCAGGTGCGTATCGAGCTGCAGATGGCTCTGGACAGTAAAGACAGTGATATTGAGCAGCTGCGCGGCCTGTTGAACTCTCTTAATATCCAGTCGCTCGACTCTGCCAGTATGAGCAGCGGCCCGGACATGGACACTGACGAGTCACCATCAG AGACAAGACTGGAGGGTTGGCTTTCTTTACCAGTGAGAAACAACACCAAACGCTTCGGGTGGGAAAGGAAG TATGTTGTGGTAAGCAGCAAGAAGATTCTTTTCTACAACAGTGAGCAGGACAAAGAGCATTCCAATCCTTACATGGTTTTGGACATAGA TAAACTTTTCCATGTGCGTTCGGTAACCCAGACAGATGTCTATCGCGCTGACGCCAAAGAGATCCCCAGAATATTCCAG ATCTTGTACGCTAATGAGGGTGAGAGCAAGAAAGAGCAAGAACTGGAACCTCTTCCTGGAGACAAGTCCAGCTACATTTGCCATAAGGGTCATGAGTTCATTCCCACCCTGTACCACTTCCCCACTAACTGTGAAGCCTGTACCAAGCCCCTGTGGAACATGTTCAAACCACCTCCAGCTCTCGAATGCAGACGATGCCACATCAAGTGCCACAAAGACCACATGGACAAGAAAGAGGAAGTCATCGCTCCCTGCAGAG TGAACTACGACGTGTCTACGGCTAAAAATCTGCTGCTGTTAGCATCTTCTCAGGAGGACCAGCAGAAATGGCTTAGTCGGCTCATGAAGAAGATCCCTAAAAAACCTCCAGCACCAGAAGCCCCTCACCGCTCCTCTCCCAGAGTTCCTGTTAAACTACCAAGCAGTCAATCCATGAGGAGACCCAGCCGACAAATACCCTCCAGCAAACCCAG GTCTGTGCACAACGTAAAGGAACCAACAGCATGTCCGGAGAAATCTGGCTTCATCTACCACAAGGGCCATGAGTTTATTCCTTTATTCTACCACTTTCCTGCCAACTGTGAGGCCTGTACCAAACCCCTGTGGAACATGTTCAAACCTCCTCTGGCTTTGGAGTGCCAGAGATGCCAGATCAAATGCCACAAAGAGCACATGGACAAGAAAGAGGAAAGTCTCAGACCCTGTGCTCCAGACCCGTTCAACCCCCAATTCAGCACGGG
- the rock2a gene encoding rho-associated protein kinase 2 isoform X3: MDSMNALVLDLDFPALRKNKNIETFLNRYEKVMGQLRELQMKPDDFDRVKVIGRGAFGEVQLVRHKASQKVYAMKVLSKFEMIKRSDSAFFWEERDIMAFADSPWVVQLCCAFQDDRSLYMVMEYMPGGDLVNLTSTYDVPEKWAKFYTAEVVLALDAIHSMGFIHRDVKPDNMLLDRYGHLKLADFGTCMKMDGTGMVHCDTAVGTPDYISPEVLRSQGGDGYYGRECDWWSVGVFIYEMLVGDTPFYADSLVGTYSKIMDHKNSLNFPDDIEISQEAKNIICAFLTEREVRLGRNGIEEIKRHPFFKNEQWTFSTIRETAAPVVPELSSDIDTSNFDEIEEDKGEVETFPISKAFVGNQLPFVGFTYFKEDQLLNAVNSSAMKDHPASKTEDNLALQKKLHSVEEQLNNEMQVKDELEQKYRSNCSRLEKITKELDEEINSRKGLEMTLRQLEREKALLQHKNVESHRRAESEADRKRCLENEVNSLKDQLDEMKKKNQNSHISNEKNIHLQKQLDEANALLRAETDAAARLRKTQTESSKQLQQLEAHVRELQDKCCMLENSKLTLERDNISLQAALDTEKREQTQGSETISDLQARISGLEEEVKQVRQALSKAETEKRQLQEKFTDLEKEKSNNQIDMTYKLKMLQQGLEQEEAAHKATKARLADKNKIRESIEGAKSEAVKELEQKLQEERSSKLRVENRVLELEKKNSMLDCDYKQSLQKLEELRRHKERLTEEVKNQSLKIEQEVQKRTLTQNDLKVQNQQLSTLQTSEKQLKQEINHLLEIKRSLEKQNMELRKERQDSDGQMKELQDQLEAEQYFSTLYKTQVRELKEECEEKNKLYKDMQQNLQELQEERDSLAAQLEITLTKADSEQLARSIAEEQYSDLEKEKIMKELEIKEMMARHRQELAEKDTTITSLEEANRTLTNDVANLANEKEELNNKLKETQDYLQNLKNEEESITQVKLALEKQLQSERTLKTQAVNKLAEIMNRKEVRGGGSRRGNDTDVRRKEKENRKLQLELRSEKEKLNSTIIKYQREINDMQAQLADESQVRIELQMALDSKDSDIEQLRGLLNSLNIQSLDSASMSSGPDMDTDESPSETRLEGWLSLPVRNNTKRFGWERKYVVVSSKKILFYNSEQDKEHSNPYMVLDIDKLFHVRSVTQTDVYRADAKEIPRIFQILYANEGESKKEQELEPLPGDKSSYICHKGHEFIPTLYHFPTNCEACTKPLWNMFKPPPALECRRCHIKCHKDHMDKKEEVIAPCRVNYDVSTAKNLLLLASSQEDQQKWLSRLMKKIPKKPPAPEAPHRSSPRVPVKLPSSQSMRRPSRQIPSSKPRSVHNVKEPTACPEKSGFIYHKGHEFIPLFYHFPANCEACTKPLWNMFKPPLALECQRCQIKCHKEHMDKKEESLRPCAPDPFNPQFSTGPPRLDTPKMRREDSTNSLLNK; this comes from the exons CTGTGCTGTGCGTTCCAGGATGACCGTTCTCTCTACATGGTAATGGAATATATGCCAGGAGGAGATCTTGTCAATCTCACCAGTACATACGACGTTCCAGAGAAGTGGGCAAAGTTTTACACTGCTGAGGTTGTGTTGGCTCTGGACGCCATTCACTCAATGGGCTTTATTCACCGAGACGTCAAACCGGACAACATGCTGCTGGACCGCTACGGACACCTTAAACTTGCTGACTTTGGGACATGCATGAAAATGGATGGG ACAGGGATGGTTCATTGTGACACTGCGGTCGGAACCCCTGATTACATCTCGCCGGAGGTTCTCAGGTCTCAGGGAGGGGACGGATACTACGGACGCGAGTGTGACTGGTGGTCTGTGGGAGTATTTATCTACGAGATGCTGGTTG GTGATACACCGTTTTACGCCGATTCTCTGGTGGGGACCTACAGTAAGATTATGGACCATAAGAACTCTCTTAACTTTCCTGATGACATTGAGATCTCTCAAGAAGCCAAAAACATCATCTGTGCCTTCCTAACAGAGAG GGAGGTTCGCCTGGGTCGAAATGGCATAGAAGAAATTAAAAGACATCCTTTCTTTAAAAATGAACAGTGGACCTTCAGCACCATTAGAGAGA CTGCAGCACCTGTGGTTCCAGAGCTGAGCAGTGACATAGACACAAGTAATTTCGATGAGATAGAGGAAGATAAAGGAGAAGTAGAGACCTTTCCCATATCCAAAGCCTTTGTTGGCAATCAGCTGCCATTTGTGGGGTTCACCTACTTTAAAGAAGACCA GTTGTTGAATGCTGTTAACAGTTCAGCAATGAAAGATCACCCAGCATCCAAGACAGAG GACAATTTAGCA CTCCAGAAGAAACTTCACTCTGTAGAAGAGCAGCTCAACAATGAAATGCAGGTCAAAGATGAGCTGGAGCAAAAATACAGAAGCAACTGTAGCCGCCTAGAGAAGATCACCAAAGAGCTTGATGAAGAA ATAAATAGCAGAAAAGGATTGGAGATGACTCTGAGACAGttggagagagagaaagctcTCCTACAGCACAAGAACGTAGAGAGTCACCGCAGGGCAGAGAGTGAGGCGGACCGCAAACGCTGCCTGGAGAATGAAGTGAACAGTCTGAAGGATCAGCTGGatgaaatgaagaagaaaaaccaGAACTCGCACATCTCCAATGAGAAGAACATCCACCTGCAGAAACAG CTGGATGAGGCAAATGCGTTACTGCGGGCAGAAACTGATGCTGCTGCGCGGCTGCGTAAAACTCAAACCGAGAGTTCAAAACAGCTGCAGCAGCTGGAGGCTCACGTGAGAGAACTGCAGGACAAATGCTGCATGCTAGAGAACAGCAAACTCACCCTAGAGAGGGACAACATCAGCCTGCAGGCCGCGCTGGACACAGAGAAACGAGAGCAAACCCAGGGCTCTGAGACCATTTCTGATCTACAGG CACGCATCTCTGGTTTGGAGGAGGAAGTGAAACAGGTGAGACAGGCACTATCTAAAGCTGAGACGGAGAAGAGACAACTTCAGGAGAAGTTTACAGATCTGGAAAAG GAGAAGAGCAATAACCAGATTGACATGACCTATAAGCTGAAGATGTTGCAGCAGGGGTTGGAGCAGGAGGAGGCGGCACACAAGGCCACAAAAGCTCGACTTGCCGACAAGAACAAAATCCGCGAGTCCATTGAAGGAGCAAAATCTGAAGCTGTGAAGG AGCTGGAACAGAAGCTGCAGGAGGAGCGTTCCTCTAAACTGCGTGTGGAGAACAGGGTGTTAGAACTGGAGAAGAAGAACTCCATGCTTGACTGCGACTATAAACAGTCACTACAGAAACTAGAGGAACTGCGACGACACAAGGAGAGACTCACAGAAGAG gtgAAGAATCAGAGTCTGAAGATCGAGCAAGAGGTTCAGAAACGCACTTTGACTCAGAATGACCTGAAGGTTCAGAACCAGCAGCTTAGCACTCTGCAAACATCAGAGAAACAGCTCAAACAGGAGATAAACCACCTGTTGGAAATCAAACGTAGCCTGGAAAAACAAAATATGGAACTGCGCAA GGAGCGTCAGGATTCTGATGGGCAGATGAAGGAGCTGCAGGATCAGTTGGAGGCAGAGCAGTATTTCTCT acgcTGTACAAGACACAGGTGCGGGAGCTGAAGGAAGAGTGTGAGGAGAAAAATAAACTCTATAAAGACATGCAACAGAACCTGCAGGAGCTTCAGGAGGAAAG GGATTCTCTTGCGGCTCAGTTGGAGATCACACTAACGAAAGCTGATTCGGAGCAGCTGGCGCGCTCCATTGCAGAAGAGCAGTATTCTGACCTGGAGAAGGAGAAGATCATGAAGGAGCTGGAGATCAAAGAGATGAtggccagacacagacaggagCTCGCTGAAAAAGACACCACCATCACCTCA TTAGAGGAAGCTAATCGCACATTGACGAACGATGTGGCAAACCTGGCCAATGAGAAGGAAGAACTCAACAACAAGCTAAAGGAAACACAGGACT aCCTGCAGAATCTGAAGAATGAAGAGGAGTCCATCACTCAAGTGAAACTTGCCCTTGAGAAACAGCTTCAGTCAGAGAGAACTCTCAAAACACAG GCAGTGAACAAGCTGGCAGAGATCATGAACAGAAAGGAGGTCAGAGGTGGTGGAAGTCGCCGTGGAAATGATACAGACGTGAGGAGGAAGGAGAAAGAAAACAGGAAGTTGCAACTGGAGCTGCGTTCTGAGAAGGAGAAGCTCAACAGCACTATCATCAAATACCAGAGAGAAATCAACGACATGCAAGCG CAACTGGCAGACGAGTCTCAGGTGCGTATCGAGCTGCAGATGGCTCTGGACAGTAAAGACAGTGATATTGAGCAGCTGCGCGGCCTGTTGAACTCTCTTAATATCCAGTCGCTCGACTCTGCCAGTATGAGCAGCGGCCCGGACATGGACACTGACGAGTCACCATCAG AGACAAGACTGGAGGGTTGGCTTTCTTTACCAGTGAGAAACAACACCAAACGCTTCGGGTGGGAAAGGAAG TATGTTGTGGTAAGCAGCAAGAAGATTCTTTTCTACAACAGTGAGCAGGACAAAGAGCATTCCAATCCTTACATGGTTTTGGACATAGA TAAACTTTTCCATGTGCGTTCGGTAACCCAGACAGATGTCTATCGCGCTGACGCCAAAGAGATCCCCAGAATATTCCAG ATCTTGTACGCTAATGAGGGTGAGAGCAAGAAAGAGCAAGAACTGGAACCTCTTCCTGGAGACAAGTCCAGCTACATTTGCCATAAGGGTCATGAGTTCATTCCCACCCTGTACCACTTCCCCACTAACTGTGAAGCCTGTACCAAGCCCCTGTGGAACATGTTCAAACCACCTCCAGCTCTCGAATGCAGACGATGCCACATCAAGTGCCACAAAGACCACATGGACAAGAAAGAGGAAGTCATCGCTCCCTGCAGAG TGAACTACGACGTGTCTACGGCTAAAAATCTGCTGCTGTTAGCATCTTCTCAGGAGGACCAGCAGAAATGGCTTAGTCGGCTCATGAAGAAGATCCCTAAAAAACCTCCAGCACCAGAAGCCCCTCACCGCTCCTCTCCCAGAGTTCCTGTTAAACTACCAAGCAGTCAATCCATGAGGAGACCCAGCCGACAAATACCCTCCAGCAAACCCAG GTCTGTGCACAACGTAAAGGAACCAACAGCATGTCCGGAGAAATCTGGCTTCATCTACCACAAGGGCCATGAGTTTATTCCTTTATTCTACCACTTTCCTGCCAACTGTGAGGCCTGTACCAAACCCCTGTGGAACATGTTCAAACCTCCTCTGGCTTTGGAGTGCCAGAGATGCCAGATCAAATGCCACAAAGAGCACATGGACAAGAAAGAGGAAAGTCTCAGACCCTGTGCTCCAGACCCGTTCAACCCCCAATTCAGCACGGG